The proteins below are encoded in one region of Bacillus vallismortis:
- the yhzE1 gene encoding sporulation protein YhzE1, with product MSGGYSNGFALLVVLFILLIIVGAAYIY from the coding sequence ATGAGCGGAGGATACTCTAACGGTTTCGCATTGCTTGTCGTACTGTTCATTTTGCTTATCATCGTAGGTGCAGCATACATCTACTAA
- a CDS encoding HTH-type transcriptional regulator Hpr, giving the protein MNRVEPPYDVKEALVFTQKMAQLSKALWKSIEKDWQQWLKPYDLNINEHHILWIAYQLNGASISEIAKFGVMHVSTAFNFSKKLEERGYLRFSKRLNDKRNTYVQLTEEGTEVFWSLLEEFDPTRNAVFKGSQPLYHLFGKFPEVAELMCMIRHIYGDDFMEIFETSLTNIDHDFESENGKLKKKAKDSAADEPAEELEPVNS; this is encoded by the coding sequence ATGAATCGAGTGGAACCGCCCTATGATGTGAAAGAGGCTCTGGTCTTTACCCAGAAAATGGCTCAGCTTAGCAAGGCTCTTTGGAAATCGATCGAGAAGGATTGGCAGCAATGGCTTAAACCGTATGACCTGAATATTAATGAGCATCATATTTTATGGATTGCGTACCAATTGAATGGAGCTTCCATTTCTGAAATCGCGAAATTCGGCGTCATGCACGTATCAACCGCATTCAACTTTTCAAAAAAGCTGGAAGAGAGAGGATATTTAAGGTTCTCCAAACGGCTGAATGATAAACGGAACACATACGTCCAATTGACTGAGGAAGGAACTGAGGTATTCTGGAGCTTGCTTGAGGAATTTGATCCGACTCGCAACGCGGTTTTTAAAGGGTCACAGCCACTTTATCATTTATTCGGAAAATTCCCTGAAGTGGCAGAACTGATGTGTATGATACGCCATATCTACGGCGATGATTTTATGGAAATTTTCGAAACGTCACTCACCAATATTGACCATGACTTTGAAAGCGAAAACGGAAAACTGAAGAAAAAAGCAAAGGACAGTGCTGCGGATGAACCGGCAGAAGAGCTCGAACCTGTAAACAGTTAA
- the ecsA gene encoding ABC transporter ATP-binding protein EcsA yields the protein MSLLSVKDLTGGYTRNPVLKRVSFTLEPNQIVGLIGLNGAGKSTTIRHIIGLMDPHKGSIELNGKTFAEDPEGYRSQFTYIPETPVLYEELTLMEHLELTAMAYGISKETMEKRLPPLLKEFRMEKRLKWFPAHFSKGMKQKVMIMCAFLAEPALYIIDEPFLGLDPLAINALLERMNEAKKSGASVLMSTHILATAERYCDSFIILHNGEVRARGTLSELREQFGMKDAALDDLYLELTKEDAGHE from the coding sequence ATGTCTCTGCTATCGGTAAAAGACTTAACCGGCGGATATACAAGAAATCCGGTTTTGAAACGTGTATCATTTACCCTTGAACCAAATCAAATTGTCGGCTTAATCGGGCTGAACGGTGCTGGCAAAAGTACAACAATCAGACATATCATCGGGCTGATGGACCCGCATAAAGGATCAATCGAATTAAATGGGAAAACCTTTGCTGAGGATCCGGAAGGCTACCGTTCACAATTCACTTATATACCTGAAACACCCGTTTTATATGAAGAGCTGACGCTAATGGAACATCTTGAATTAACAGCCATGGCATACGGTATCTCAAAAGAAACAATGGAGAAAAGGCTGCCGCCGCTTTTAAAGGAATTCCGAATGGAAAAGAGGCTGAAGTGGTTCCCGGCTCATTTCTCTAAAGGAATGAAGCAGAAGGTGATGATCATGTGCGCATTTTTGGCAGAGCCTGCGCTCTACATCATCGATGAGCCTTTTCTAGGGCTTGATCCGCTTGCGATAAACGCGCTGCTTGAGCGGATGAATGAAGCGAAAAAAAGCGGGGCAAGCGTCCTGATGTCAACACATATTTTGGCAACGGCTGAGCGCTATTGCGATTCGTTTATTATTTTACATAACGGCGAGGTGCGGGCGCGCGGCACGCTGTCCGAACTGAGAGAGCAGTTTGGAATGAAGGACGCGGCGCTGGACGATTTGTACCTTGAGCTTACGAAGGAAGACGCTGGCCATGAATAA
- a CDS encoding HIT family protein — protein MHCEENCIFCKIIAGDIPSAKVYEDEHVLAFLDISQVTKGHTLVIPKTHIENVYEFTDELAKQYFHAVPKIARAIRDEFEPIGLNTLNNNGEKAGQSVFHYHMHIIPRYGKGDGFGAVWKTHAEDYKPEDLQSISSSIAKRLASS, from the coding sequence ATGCATTGTGAAGAGAATTGCATCTTTTGTAAAATTATCGCCGGCGATATCCCGTCCGCAAAGGTGTATGAAGATGAGCATGTACTGGCTTTTCTTGATATCAGCCAAGTGACTAAGGGTCATACGCTTGTCATTCCAAAAACACATATTGAAAATGTGTATGAGTTTACCGACGAATTAGCAAAACAATATTTTCACGCTGTTCCGAAAATCGCCCGCGCTATTCGGGATGAATTCGAACCGATCGGCTTAAATACGCTGAATAATAACGGCGAAAAAGCCGGACAATCTGTTTTCCATTACCATATGCATATTATCCCGCGCTACGGAAAAGGAGACGGATTCGGAGCGGTTTGGAAAACACACGCTGAAGACTACAAACCGGAGGATCTGCAGAGCATCTCTTCCTCTATCGCGAAACGCCTGGCCTCATCATAA
- a CDS encoding YhaI family protein codes for MDSMDHRIERLEYYIQLLVKTVDMDRYPFYALLIDKGLSREEGEEVLRICVELSEELAAQKAQGFVTFDKLLALFAGQLNEKLDVHETIFALYEQGLYQELMEVFIGIMKHFD; via the coding sequence ATGGATTCGATGGATCATCGCATTGAGCGATTAGAATATTACATACAATTATTAGTGAAAACAGTAGATATGGACAGGTACCCTTTCTATGCGCTTCTCATTGACAAAGGGCTGAGCAGGGAAGAAGGGGAAGAGGTGTTAAGGATATGCGTTGAATTGTCAGAAGAGCTGGCAGCACAAAAAGCGCAAGGGTTTGTAACCTTCGATAAGCTCCTTGCGCTTTTTGCCGGACAGCTGAATGAAAAATTAGATGTTCATGAAACGATTTTTGCCCTGTACGAGCAGGGGCTTTATCAAGAGCTGATGGAAGTCTTTATCGGCATCATGAAGCACTTTGATTAA
- a CDS encoding DUF3267 domain-containing protein — protein MNCWKTINLMKDYGAVRLILIAVCFMIFVFISTFLAFELLRPGTSLSDEYVALFGGLLVVILFVHKVIHVLPIICKKRKLDKKFTILRMPAWKRIPKTTMLISLVSPFLLITPVLFYAALAFPNHAHYFCMISGIHAGYCLPDFLLALKLIQAPKAAFIDQEADGLDILVEK, from the coding sequence ATGAATTGCTGGAAGACCATAAATCTCATGAAGGATTATGGCGCCGTTCGCCTCATACTAATTGCTGTATGTTTTATGATTTTTGTTTTTATATCGACCTTTTTAGCATTTGAGCTGCTTCGCCCCGGCACCAGCTTAAGCGATGAATATGTAGCTTTATTCGGCGGTTTGCTCGTCGTTATTTTATTTGTACATAAAGTCATCCATGTCCTGCCGATCATCTGCAAAAAAAGAAAATTAGATAAAAAGTTTACCATCTTGCGCATGCCCGCATGGAAACGGATACCAAAAACGACAATGCTGATTTCACTCGTAAGCCCGTTCTTGCTGATAACGCCTGTATTGTTTTACGCCGCGCTGGCTTTTCCGAATCACGCTCATTATTTCTGTATGATTTCGGGCATCCATGCCGGCTACTGTCTGCCTGATTTCTTGCTGGCCCTCAAGCTCATACAAGCGCCGAAAGCCGCTTTCATTGATCAGGAAGCAGATGGCTTGGATATTCTTGTTGAAAAGTAG
- the serC gene encoding phosphoserine transaminase, with amino-acid sequence MERTTNFNAGPAALPLEVLQKAQNEFIDFNNSGMSVMELSHRSKEYEAVHQKAKSLLIELMGIPEDYDILFLQGGASLQFSMLPMNFLTPEKTAHFVMTGAWSEKALAEAKLFGNTSVTATSEADNYSFIPEVDLTDIKDGAYVHITSNNTIFGTQWQDFPNSPIPLVADMSSDILSRKIDVSKFDVIYGGAQKNLGPSGVTVVIMKKTWLEKENANVPKILTYSTHVKADSLYNTPPTFAIYMLSLVLEWLKENGGVEAAEQRNEQKAQVLYSCIDESNGFYKGHARKDSRSRMNVTFTLRKDELTKTFVQEAKEAKMIGLGGHRSVGGCRASIYNAVSLEDCEKLAAFMKKFQQENE; translated from the coding sequence ATGGAACGTACAACGAATTTTAACGCAGGTCCTGCAGCGCTGCCATTGGAAGTTCTGCAAAAAGCACAGAACGAATTTATTGATTTTAACAACTCCGGCATGTCTGTTATGGAGCTTTCCCACCGCAGCAAAGAGTATGAAGCGGTGCACCAAAAAGCGAAAAGCCTTTTAATCGAACTGATGGGCATCCCGGAAGATTACGATATTTTGTTTCTTCAAGGCGGGGCAAGCCTTCAATTCTCAATGCTTCCGATGAACTTTTTAACACCTGAAAAAACCGCGCATTTTGTGATGACCGGGGCTTGGTCCGAAAAAGCCCTCGCTGAAGCAAAGCTGTTTGGGAACACCTCTGTGACAGCTACAAGTGAAGCAGACAATTACAGCTTTATTCCTGAAGTTGACCTTACAGATATAAAAGACGGCGCGTATGTACATATCACGTCCAACAATACGATTTTCGGCACACAGTGGCAGGATTTCCCGAATTCCCCAATCCCGCTCGTCGCCGACATGTCCAGCGATATTCTAAGCAGAAAAATCGACGTGTCCAAGTTTGACGTGATCTACGGAGGCGCCCAAAAGAACCTTGGCCCTTCCGGTGTGACTGTTGTCATCATGAAAAAAACGTGGCTAGAAAAAGAAAATGCGAACGTTCCAAAAATCCTGACGTATTCAACGCATGTCAAAGCGGATTCACTTTACAACACGCCGCCGACATTTGCGATTTACATGCTGAGCCTTGTTTTGGAATGGCTGAAAGAAAACGGCGGTGTAGAAGCTGCTGAACAGCGTAATGAACAAAAAGCGCAGGTTCTCTACAGCTGTATTGATGAAAGCAACGGATTCTATAAAGGGCATGCCAGAAAGGACAGCCGCTCACGCATGAATGTTACCTTCACGCTTCGTAAAGACGAATTAACGAAAACTTTCGTTCAGGAAGCAAAAGAAGCAAAAATGATCGGCCTCGGCGGACACCGTTCAGTAGGAGGCTGCCGCGCTTCCATTTATAATGCTGTGTCCCTAGAAGACTGTGAAAAATTAGCTGCGTTCATGAAGAAATTCCAGCAGGAAAATGAGTAA
- the yhzE2 gene encoding sporulation protein YhzE2, with product MGEVFAGGFALLVVLFILLIIIGASWLY from the coding sequence ATGGGTGAAGTATTTGCAGGCGGTTTCGCTTTATTGGTTGTGTTATTTATTTTATTGATTATCATCGGCGCTTCTTGGCTGTACTAA
- a CDS encoding tryptophan transporter, which produces MKTKELVIMALFAAIGAALHSIIPPFLGGMKPDMMLVMMFLGVLLFPRVQNVLTIGIVTGIISALTTAFPAGQIPNIIDKPVSAFLFFTLFLLCRKSQKTGAAAVLTAIGTILSGIVFLSSAFLIVGLPGGFAALFAAVVLPAAVLNTIALIVIYPIVQSILRRSSFMEAAE; this is translated from the coding sequence ATGAAAACAAAAGAGTTAGTTATTATGGCTCTGTTTGCCGCAATCGGCGCAGCGCTTCATTCCATTATTCCGCCTTTTTTAGGCGGCATGAAACCAGATATGATGTTAGTCATGATGTTCCTGGGCGTCCTTCTGTTCCCGCGGGTGCAAAATGTACTCACTATCGGGATTGTCACCGGAATCATTTCCGCGCTTACAACCGCATTTCCAGCCGGACAGATTCCCAACATCATCGATAAACCCGTGTCCGCGTTTTTGTTCTTCACCCTGTTTCTCTTGTGCAGAAAGAGCCAGAAAACAGGTGCAGCCGCTGTGCTGACAGCGATCGGGACCATCTTATCGGGAATTGTTTTTTTATCATCAGCTTTTTTGATTGTCGGTTTGCCTGGCGGTTTTGCCGCATTGTTCGCGGCTGTTGTTCTGCCGGCCGCTGTACTGAATACAATCGCACTGATCGTGATTTATCCGATAGTACAATCCATTTTAAGACGTTCGAGCTTTATGGAAGCTGCTGAATAA
- a CDS encoding YtxH domain-containing protein, which produces MADGRSLLTGLFVGGIIGGAAVLLTAPSSGAQLREKMKTNYDSFEETIKRLKSDGLALKDQLIKAAKESTDVIKDVSGELQTSIKKWQEEIKPHQQDLQKEIADIEEKIKQLEKTLQN; this is translated from the coding sequence ATGGCGGACGGACGTTCTCTGCTAACAGGACTATTCGTAGGCGGCATTATCGGAGGGGCAGCAGTTCTTCTTACTGCACCTTCTTCAGGAGCGCAGCTGCGTGAAAAAATGAAAACCAATTATGATTCTTTCGAGGAAACAATCAAACGCTTAAAATCGGACGGGCTTGCGTTAAAAGACCAACTGATCAAAGCGGCAAAAGAAAGCACAGATGTCATTAAAGATGTGAGCGGCGAGCTCCAAACGTCAATTAAAAAATGGCAGGAAGAGATCAAACCTCATCAGCAGGATCTGCAAAAAGAAATCGCTGATATTGAAGAAAAGATCAAACAGCTGGAGAAAACCTTACAAAACTAA
- a CDS encoding peptidylprolyl isomerase, which yields MKKITIAAITATSILALSACSGGDKEVIAKTDAGDVTKGELYTNMKKTAGASVLTQLVQEKVLDEKYKVTDKEIDKKLKEYKTQLGDQYTALEEQYGKNYLKEQVKYELLTQKAAKDKIKVTDADTKEYWEGLKDKIRASHILVADKKTAEEVEKKLKKGEKFEDLAKEYSTDTASSSQGGDLGWFAKDGMVEEFSKAAFKLKTDEVSDPVKSQYGYHIIKKTEERGKYDDMKKELKSEVLEQKLNDNAAVQEAVQKVMKKADIEVKDKDLKDTFKTSSESDSTSSSK from the coding sequence ATGAAAAAAATCACAATAGCAGCTATCACCGCGACAAGCATCCTCGCTCTCAGTGCTTGCAGCGGCGGCGACAAAGAAGTCATCGCAAAAACAGACGCAGGCGATGTAACGAAAGGCGAGCTCTACACAAATATGAAGAAAACAGCTGGTGCAAGCGTCCTGACACAGCTGGTGCAAGAAAAAGTATTAGACGAGAAATATAAAGTAACAGATAAAGAAATTGACAAAAAGCTGAAAGAATACAAAACACAGCTTGGCGATCAATATACTGCTCTTGAAGAACAATATGGAAAGAATTACCTTAAAGAGCAGGTAAAATATGAATTGCTTACACAAAAAGCGGCTAAAGATAAAATCAAAGTAACAGATGCTGATACGAAAGAGTACTGGGAAGGCTTAAAAGACAAAATCCGCGCAAGCCACATCCTAGTCGCTGATAAAAAGACAGCTGAAGAAGTAGAGAAAAAGCTGAAAAAAGGCGAGAAATTTGAAGACCTTGCAAAAGAATATTCTACAGACACTGCTTCATCTTCTCAAGGCGGCGACCTTGGCTGGTTCGCAAAAGATGGTATGGTGGAAGAATTCAGCAAAGCTGCATTTAAACTAAAAACAGATGAAGTCAGTGATCCTGTCAAATCACAATACGGCTATCACATTATTAAAAAGACAGAAGAACGCGGCAAATACGATGACATGAAAAAAGAACTGAAATCTGAAGTTCTTGAACAAAAGCTAAATGACAACGCAGCCGTTCAGGAAGCTGTTCAAAAAGTCATGAAGAAAGCTGACATTGAAGTAAAAGATAAAGATCTGAAAGACACATTTAAAACATCTTCAGAAAGCGACAGCACTTCTAGTTCTAAATAA
- the yhaL gene encoding sporulation protein YhaL: MLFFPWWVYLCIVGIIFSAYKLVAAAKEEEKADQSFIEKEGQIYMERMEKERERRSSQQTEDENQNHSIA, encoded by the coding sequence GTGTTATTTTTTCCGTGGTGGGTGTATCTTTGTATTGTAGGCATCATTTTCAGTGCATATAAACTTGTGGCGGCAGCCAAAGAGGAAGAAAAAGCAGATCAGTCCTTTATTGAAAAAGAAGGGCAGATATATATGGAGAGGATGGAAAAGGAGAGAGAGCGCCGCAGTTCTCAGCAGACTGAAGACGAAAATCAAAACCATTCCATCGCATAA